The following coding sequences lie in one Arachis ipaensis cultivar K30076 chromosome B05, Araip1.1, whole genome shotgun sequence genomic window:
- the LOC107640771 gene encoding cytochrome b561 and DOMON domain-containing protein At3g25290-like → MVPSSISLLLLFILIALIASTSANTCTTQTLTDASNNNKVYANCMDLPHLNAFLHWTHNTSNSSVSVAFVATPPRPGGWVSWAVNPTGTGMVGAQSFVAYKGDNGVVTVFPLNIQSYSKMSQNLTIDTWNLRGEEDEGIIKIFVNIKVVENAVSLNQVWQVGPSVTAGRIDPHAFAPENLNSKGPLSLVGTQSISHGVDSRTKRKNIHGILNAVSWGFLFPLGVAIARYLRIFPCADPTWFYLHVGCQMSAYVIGVVGWVTGLKLGSESEGIVYTAHRNIGIALFCLCTIQMFALLVRPNKDHKYRVFWNIYHHSFGYTIIFLGIINVFKGFDILSTTEKWKSSYIVAISALAITALILEVITWIVVLRRKSNTK, encoded by the exons ATGGTGCCATCATCAATTTCCCTCCTCTTATTGTTCATTCTCATAGCACTCATTGCTAGTACCTCCGCTAACACATGCACCACCCAAACCCTCACCGACGCTAGTAATAACAACAAGGTTTATGCCAATTGCATGGACCTCCCACATCTTAATGCTTTCCTCCATTGGACACACAACACATCCAATTCCTCTGTGTCTGTTGCCTTTGTGGCGACCCCACCTCGTCCAGGAGGTTGGGTTTCCTGGGCAGTTAACCCAACTGGCACGGGCATGGTGGGGGCCCAATCCTTTGTGGCCTACAAGGGTGACAACGGTGTCGTAACCGTCTTTCCCCTCAACATACAATCATATAGTAAGATGTCTCAGAACCTCACGATTGACACGTGGAATTTGAGGGGAGAAGAGGATGAAGGAATAATCAAGATCTTTGTGAATATAAAGGTGGTTGAGAATGCAGTGAGCTTGAACCAAGTGTGGCAAGTGGGGCCCTCAGTGACAGCAGGAAGGATCGACCCGCATGCCTTTGCTCCTGAGAATTTGAATTCCAAGGGACCACTTAGCTTGGTTGGAACACAAAGTATTTCTCATGGCGTGGATTCAAGGACCAAGAGAAAGAAT ATTCATGGAATACTAAATGCTGTGAGCTGGGGTTTCCTGTTTCCCCTTGGAGTAGCCATAGCAAGGTATTTGAGGATATTCCCATGTGCAGATCCAACTTGGTTCTATCTTCATGTTGGTTGCCAAATGTCTGCTTATGTCATTGGGGTTGTTGGCTGGGTAACTGGTCTTAAGCTCGGAAGTGAATCAGAAGGCATTGTGTACACTGCTCATCGCAATATTGGAATAGCCCTCTTTTGTCTTTGCACTATTCAG ATGTTCGCATTGCTCGTAAGGCCAAATAAGGATCACAAATATCGTGTCTTCTGGAATATCTATCATCATAGCTTTGGATACACTATAATTTTCCTTGGAATTATCAACGTATTCAAGGGTTTTGACATCTTGAGTACAACGGAGAAATGGAAATCAAGTTATATTGTAGCGATTTCTGCATTGGCTATAACTGCTTTAATCTTGGAGGTGATCACATGGATTGTTGTCTTGAGGAGAAAGTCTAACACTAAATAA